The following are encoded together in the Plectropomus leopardus isolate mb unplaced genomic scaffold, YSFRI_Pleo_2.0 unplaced_scaffold15926, whole genome shotgun sequence genome:
- the LOC121964543 gene encoding DNA primase small subunit-like, protein MLQYCYPRLDVNVSKGVNHLLKSPFSVHPKTGRISVPIDLKELETFDPFAVPTISQICEELDRPRTGEEEEKSEDTKEKENGTDAAERRKIRGEIL, encoded by the exons ATGCTGCAGTATTGTTACCCCCGGCTCGATGTGAACGTCAGTAAAGGCGTGAACCATCTGCTGAAGAGCCCCTTCAGTGTCCATCCCAAAACAG GGCGAATTTCTGTTCCCATCGACCTCAAAGAGCTAGAAACGTTTGATCCCTTCGCTGTGCCCACAATCAG tcagatCTGTGAGGAGCTGGATCGACCCAGGACGGgcgaagaggaggagaagtCAGAGGACACCAAGGAGAAGGAAAACGGGACGGACGCAGCAGAGAGACGAAAGATCAGAGGTGAAATACTGAA